The window AGGAGACATAACCAAAGAGTGGTTTCTGGTATAGAGCTTGACTTTACTCAGTTGTGTTGTTCTGGCAGACAACAGGATAGTAAAAATGATATTTATCGGTGCATTTTTAAAATTCCGCTTTACTAAGCAAAATATAGTTAGCAAATGAACTGAGACTGTTTGCTTCCAGTTGTGGAAACTAACTTAATTTTCTGATTCTCATTTTCGTTAGTTGAGGGCAGTTCTTTCCCATCTGGAGGCATATCTCAATAGATTTCAGAATGTTCTGGGAGCTGGAAATCGACGTTACATCCAGACCTTGACAGTTCTAACACGGTCGTTCCTACGATGTTTGATAAGTAATGAAGATTGTTCCTCCGCTGTGACCTCTTTGACTATAAATAAGTTCTTATTCTCACTTGATATCGATAACATAAACATAGTAAAACTTTGTCAGTATCTGAAGGAAAGCAATATAATCCACAAGGTGAAATATTTCTTCCACTACATTTCCATTCAGTCTTGTTGTGTCTAGAACCTATATGAATCGACTGTTGGTATCCAGGTTAGTGGATATGCCAACAAATTATTTTTCACCGAAAATGGTGCGGGCGATTTGAATCATGGGCAGCAACATGGTGAAGGAAGCAGTATAACAAGCTTTCAGGCTTTGGCTGACTTTTTACGCTCTCTACTGTACTGCAATGATGATGGAAGAATCATAGTTGCACGGCACAAGCCTGGTGGACACTCTGAAGATGCATATATCAAATTTGTGATGCTTTGTGCAGAGAAAACATTTTCTGAGGTGATGTACCTTGCTCCATATGTTGCTTGGAGACAAGAGTTGTCCTATTTCACATGCGTATTTATAAATCTTTCCTCTTGCAGGTTACAGATGACGCACATGCTGTTATTATGGCCGGTGGAACCCTCCAGCCTATTGAAGAAACAAGGCTGCGCTTGTTTCCAGGCTTATTGCCTAGTGATATAAAATTCTTCTCGTGCAACCACATTGTCCCCCCTGAGAGTATTCTTCCTATAGCTGTTACATGTGGGCCCTCAGGCAAGAAATTTGATTTCAGCCACAGCTCAAGGAGCTCTCCTACCATGGTATGTATACCTCGAGTCATTTCTCCTTTACTCTCTAATGTTTGCTGAGAATGCCATTTATTAGTTTATCCTGCAATGGGCACTGCTTGTGCTTTCTGATATACCAATGTGTCACATACCGTTGCCGCTCGGCGATTGCCGTAACATGAGGAAATAAGGATTGCTTGTGGGGAGCAACCAGACCTGAAGGAGACGGGGACTGGGAGGAGATGAACAGAGACAGAGGAGAAGTCTTCAGTTCTTCGTTTTCTTCCTGCCCCTACCGGTTGCCTTCCCGTGTGCCTTTATCCTTCTTGCTCCAAGGCTTGAGTAGCTGGGTCAATCCACGTACAGCAGCCCAAGCACAAGTGCGGTCCAGGGAGGACATAGGATGTTACAGAATGCATAAATATTTTTAACAAAATAATTAGGGCCTAATGTTTATTTTCGTACTCATTGTGTCATTTGTCTATAGAAGTAATCCAGGATTGTACAATGCGTTAAAGTATATGTGCATCTTCTAATCCATGCTGTTAGAACTTGCTAAATACATATGCTTAATTGTCCTGGTTTATTTGGTTGTAATCTCTACTATTTCATTATGAAATGTAAATGCTAGCCTTTTAAATGACTGCATGAATTGCTGTGTGCAAACTCTTTACCAACAGCTAATTTCTGTTCACTCTCTGTCAAAAAAACACACAGCTAAGTTCTGTTCTATGAAAGATACCATCGTAACTCATACTAGTTTATAATCTGCTCTTGTGTTAATCATCTTTTTGGTAATATTGCTCTACTCAAATGCATGCTATTTTTGTGCCTATTCTTATCTGCCTACCTTTGCAGATCGAAGAGCTTGGACGTTTTCTTTGCAATATAGTGACAATAGTACCAGAGGGAATAGTAATGTTTTTCTCTTCCTATGATTATGAAAAACAAGTTTATGATGCATGGATGGCTTCAGGCACAATTTCTAAGATTTCTAAGAAGAAGCACGTGTTCAGAGAGCCAAGAAGCAGTGTGGATGTCGAGATGATACTCAACAAATACAAGGAGGCAATTCAATCCTGCTGCAGCAAAGGTTCAGGAGACACGAGTGTCAACGGGGCACTTTTAATGGCTGTTGTCGGTGGGAAGATCTCTGAAGGCATAAACTTCAGTGATGGTATGGGTCGTTGTGTTGTGATGGTTGGATTGCCTTATCCAAGTCCAGATGATATGGAACTGATGGAGACAATAAAACACATTGGAAACTATTCTTCTACCTCATCTGTGGCTGGAGATGACGAGTCCTTGAGCAGAGACGATGAATGCAAGGTTGAGCCTGGTTTTGGTATACTAAGGAAGAGTGGTAAAAGTGGTCAAGAGTACTATGAAAACTTATGCATGAAAGCTGTAAATCAGTGTATCGGTAAGCTGCTGTGCCATCTTAACATTTATGATTTTTTGGCTCTAGTTGTTAAATGATGAAGAAATTTGCTTGCAGGCAGAGCAATCAGGCATGTAAATGACTATGCTGCAATGCTGTTGGTTGACTCGCGTTACTCACACACCTCATCAGGCAGGGGTTTCTCTTGCCCCGTTGAAAAGCTACCCCAGTGGATCAAGACACGACTGACTTGCGGTCAAAACTATGGGGAAGTTCATAGATTGTtgcttcagtttttcaaaatcaACAAACAAATACATTGAAATATTACAGATGTAATATTGCTACATTTAATGAAGCCAAGCATGTACACATAGGTTTGCGTATACGTGATGCATTTTTGTTTGGCTGATATCAGTGCAATGCGATGACCAACCGTTCAAAGGTTGAGTTAGCACTTGAAATCACATGTTATCGGTGGCTGATATCAGTTACCGAAGGTATGTGCACCCCTGTTATTTTCCACACCCAGATCCGAGGAGCACCACACCCCAGTTCTTATATTCAACAAATTAAAGGAAACTCGATAATCTGCTGCCTAGCACGGTCATCGATCTCATTTAATCATATATTAGAAGCGTTTGGCGTGCTTTGCTGCTCAACCTGGGCCATGTTTTTTTTCTCAAGGCTACATGGCCTTCATTTTCCCCAGATTTTCTTGTTGCAGCGAGTTGTTGAAATACTCAGATTTGTTGGTATTTTTCGGGAGGTGCTCTGCACCCTTTTCTTAGTTATTTGTATGGCAGGTATGCAGAGCAATCTTCAAATCATTCAAAAAATAAGTTATTCGTATTTTTTTGCAGTATACCTTACCATGTATCCCATATGATTGAATCCTTTTGTTGTTGAGATAGTGGTAGTGGCTGATGTGTTCAGTGTTCTATGACAAAAAACCTTTGTTGTCATTTCTTTGCCACATTTGATAAGAATTTGCAAGTCAACTAAAACAATAAGATAGTTTTCAAGGAGAAAAACAGTAAGATATAGCTTGCGAGAAATTACACTTTGAGAGGACATCAGTTTACACTGCTGTATTCTAGTGAGTACAATAGGGGCTGAAAAGTCGGAAGTGTTGTACTACTCTGTGATGTACAATATTTTTTTTAAAGTAGGGGGGGGGGGATTAAAAAAATCAGACTTTCTTGTGAAATACATTATTGAATGTTTTACCATAAACGATAACTGGGGTTAACGGTTACAAAACGATAAACAgtgtttaacggttacaaaacagTAACTGGGGTTTTAAACCCAGGTGAAACGGTGAGGAGTCCATCTGAGCCGTTGAACATGTCTTGGGCATTTTCTTCTCATTTGCACCGTTGGATAACTGAACTTCTGGGATGTCTGCACCATCTTCAGTAAGCTCTTGGTTCACGTCCTGACAATGCCGCCGCCATGACGACCGCCTTGTCCTCGAGGCGAAAAAGTTTATGACCAAGGAATGTCTTGTTTAGGAAGGCTgcatcttcccaagttgcatcaTCGGGTGCCAAGCTTTCCCACTATACTAGACATTGCCTCACTGGTGTTTTGTTCCTTTGTATGACTCTTCGGTCTAAAACTGCCACTGGAATGGTCTTGACATATCCTTTTGGAGTCACTAGTGGGACGTGTGGTAATGGAACAGCTTGATGGCCTATGTGCTTCTTCAGTTGACTGATATGAAACACTGGATGTATATTGTTGCCCTCTGGAAGATGTAATTTGTAAGAGACTTCTCCAATCTTCTCCAGGCACATAGAACTTAGATCTTAGCTTGAGAGATCCTCTTAATCCAAAAGCATTTTGCCCGTACGGCTGAATTTTCAGAAATACCATGTCTCCTATTTCCAATTGTCTCTCTGTCCTTTTTCTATCAGCAAAATGTTTGAACCTGCTTTGAGCGTGCTCTAAATTTGCTTTCAATATTTGTATCATGTGTTCTCTTTCAGAAATTGTTAGGGTTGCTTCTCGAGATAAAGGTTGTTCTACAGCAAATTCCCCAATTTGTGGAGGTTTGTAACCATATAAAGCTTGAAAGGGAGTGCATTTCAGAGAAGAGTGGTAGCTGGTGTTGTGCCATAACTCTGCCAGTGGAAGCCGCTTCAACCACTTCTTTGGTTCTTGACACACCATGCCCCTCAAATAAGCTTCTAGACACTTGTTCACTTGTTCTGTCGGGCCATCTGTTTGGGGATGATATGCAGTGTTGAACCTGATCTTGACTCCAAATTCCTTGAACAATTCCTGGTATAAAGCATTCGTAAAGATTGTGTCTCTGTCAGACACATTACAAATAAGAGGCCCATGAAGTTTAATCACATTGTCCATTAATGTTTCAAACACTGTTTGGATTGTGTAAGGATGAGCCAGTGGTAAAAAGTGAGCGTATTTTGCCAGCCTGTCCACTACCATCAAGATTACCTCTTTGCCCTGAGAATTTGGCAAAGCCGTGATGAAATCCATTGTAATATGGGACCATGCCATGTCAGGAACAGGGAGAGGTTGTAGTAACCCAGGAGGATGGATATGTTCTACCTTGTTGAGCTGACATACAGGGCACTGTTTGACAATGTTTCAATATCTTTCTTCACGTTTGGCCAGTAAAAAACTTTCTTGATTCTGTAGTAAGTTGCTTTAATTCCAGAGTGCCCCCCTAGTGCAGAAGAGTGAAAAGTCTGTAACAGTTGTTGTCTGAAGTCAGTGCTAGCTCCCACTTAAATACTGTTTTTGTACTTTAACAGACCATTATGAGTGGAAAACTTTGGATTTTTCTCAGTATCTGTAGCTActttcttcaaaattttgtcaGTATCCTGGTCACTATGATAGCTTTTCATTACATCCTCAGTCCAAATTGGAACTACCATAGTTATACTGTTGCACTGCATATGCTGCACATTATCTCTTCTGGACAATGCATCAGCCACTGTGTTTTCTTCTCCTTTCTTATACTCAATGGTATAATCATATTCCAACAGTTTGAGCAGCAGCTTGTGTTGAACCCCTTCAGTTAATCTCTGGGTAGTCATATATTTCAGAGACAGTTGATCTATTTTTTATGATTAAAAGATTTCCCCACACATAGTGTCTCCACTTCTTAAGTGCTTCCAGAATGGCCATTGCTTCCTTTTCATAGATAGATTGGGCTGCAGATTTGGGTCCCAAACTTTTGCTAAGAAAAGCAATTGGTCTGTCTTTTTGCATGAGCACAACTCCAATACCTTTAGCATAAGCATCAGCTTCAATTGTGAAGGGTATAGTGAAATCTGGGAGTGCCAATACAGGACAGCTGGTCATGGTGTGTTTTAGTGTTTGAAAAGCTTTGCTTTGTTCAGGTCCCCATTGAAAATCATCTTTTCTAAGCATTTCATGAAGTGGTCCACAGATCTGTCCATAATTCTTCACAAATCTACTGTAATAACCAGTCAGTCCTAGAAATCCTCTTAACTTTGTGACATTTTCAGATTCTGGCCAGTCTCTTACTGCTTGAATCTTGCTAGGATCAGTAGAAACTCCCTTGTTTGGTATGATATGACCCAAATAAGCTACTTGATCTGTGGCAAAGGTGCACTTGGACAACTTCACATACAATTCATGTTTCCTCAACACAGCAAAAGTTCTCTCCAGGTGTGTGTAATGTTGTTCCATGGATTTGCTGAAGACCAACATATCATCAAAGAGCACCAGTATAAACTTCTCTTTTTCTGGTTCATTGATTTCATCATACATAGTGTTCATAAGGCCCTAAAAGGTACCTGGACCACAGGACAACCCAAATGGAACTACTGTGTATTCATAATGGCCCATGCGAGTTCTGAAAGCAGTTTTTGGGATATCTTCTATGGCCATcctgatctgatggtatccagatcTAAGATCCAGCCTAGAGAACACTTTAGCCCCATGTAATTCATCTAAAAGATCTTCAATGATGGACATTGGAAATTTATTTTTCACAGTAATTGCATTCAATTCTCTGTAGTCCACACATAACCTCCACCCCCATCTTTCTTTCTGACCATAATAGCAGGCGATGAGAAGGGACTAAAAGTTTCTTGGATTTCCCCTTTTTTGATCAACTGCTTAATGATCTCTTCCATAGCAGCTTTCTCATAATGAGGTACTCTATAAGGTCTCAAGTTTTGTGGTTTTGCTCCTTCCTGTAATATGATCTTATGATCACAATCTCTTCTTGGAGGAAGTGTTTGTGACTCTACAAATATATCAGCAAATTTCTGTAGTAATGGTTGCAGTGCCACTGGTGGTGGAGTATGATCTTTGTTATTTTCTATTTCTTTCTCATGGATCTACAGAATAGATCCCATCACACCTTTTTGTAGCAGTTTTTCCATCCTGACTACTGAAATAATACACTTTTTCTAAGGAATGGTATGATCAAATAATGTCACTGGCTACCCCTGCTTTGTGACAATCA is drawn from Aegilops tauschii subsp. strangulata cultivar AL8/78 chromosome 1, Aet v6.0, whole genome shotgun sequence and contains these coding sequences:
- the LOC109740285 gene encoding uncharacterized protein isoform X1, encoding MPPPPPPRQDFPAFPFAPYPIQSEFMSFLYSALSSGPRALALLESPTGTGKTLSIICSALQWLLDHRDAAPERANGSGPAAAGGEDDDEPDWMRDFTPLPPKKGVRKKSETHPRRRQGTRKVGGSEKSEGTGENDGEEEFLLDEYESDGEEGTRPHAAGKRPHCGGGGGSSSSESEDEEEEEEATPKVYFTSRTHSQLSQFVRELKRTDFSGKLRTVCLGSRKSLCINMDVQKLGSANRINERCLELQKNKKSSKIKVEGDNKKGHRTKTSCGCPMLRNRSLQKQFRSEVSDHGALDIEDLAQIGRKVGTCPYYGARDMVRSADLVVLPYQSLLLKSARESLGLNLKNSVVIIDEAHNLADSLTSMYNSKVTSSQLRAVLSHLEAYLNRFQNVLGAGNRRYIQTLTVLTRSFLRCLISNEDCSSAVTSLTINKFLFSLDIDNINIVKLCQYLKESNIIHKVSGYANKLFFTENGAGDLNHGQQHGEGSSITSFQALADFLRSLLYCNDDGRIIVARHKPGGHSEDAYIKFVMLCAEKTFSEVTDDAHAVIMAGGTLQPIEETRLRLFPGLLPSDIKFFSCNHIVPPESILPIAVTCGPSGKKFDFSHSSRSSPTMIEELGRFLCNIVTIVPEGIVMFFSSYDYEKQVYDAWMASGTISKISKKKHVFREPRSSVDVEMILNKYKEAIQSCCSKGSGDTSVNGALLMAVVGGKISEGINFSDGMGRCVVMVGLPYPSPDDMELMETIKHIGNYSSTSSVAGDDESLSRDDECKVEPGFGILRKSGKSGQEYYENLCMKAVNQCIGRAIRHVNDYAAMLLVDSRYSHTSSGRGFSCPVEKLPQWIKTRLTCGQNYGEVHRLLLQFFKINKQIH
- the LOC109740285 gene encoding uncharacterized protein isoform X2, with product MPPPPPPRQDFPAFPFAPYPIQSEFMSFLYSALSSGPRALALLESPTGTGKTLSIICSALQWLLDHRDAAPERANGSGPAAAGGEDDDEPDWMRDFTPLPPKKGVRKKSETHPRRRQGTRKVGGSEKSEGTGENDGEEEFLLDEYESDGEEGTRPHAAGKRPHCGGGGGSSSSESEDEEEEEEATPKVYFTSRTHSQLSQFVRELKRTDFSGKLRTVCLGSRKSLCINMDVQKLGSANRINERCLELQKNKKSSKIKVEGDNKKGHRTKTSCGCPMLRNRSLQKQFRSEVSDHGALDIEDLAQIGRKVGTCPYYGARDMVRSADLVVLPYQSLLLKSARESLGLNLKNSVVIIDEAHNLADSLTSMYNSKVTSSQVSGYANKLFFTENGAGDLNHGQQHGEGSSITSFQALADFLRSLLYCNDDGRIIVARHKPGGHSEDAYIKFVMLCAEKTFSEVTDDAHAVIMAGGTLQPIEETRLRLFPGLLPSDIKFFSCNHIVPPESILPIAVTCGPSGKKFDFSHSSRSSPTMIEELGRFLCNIVTIVPEGIVMFFSSYDYEKQVYDAWMASGTISKISKKKHVFREPRSSVDVEMILNKYKEAIQSCCSKGSGDTSVNGALLMAVVGGKISEGINFSDGMGRCVVMVGLPYPSPDDMELMETIKHIGNYSSTSSVAGDDESLSRDDECKVEPGFGILRKSGKSGQEYYENLCMKAVNQCIGRAIRHVNDYAAMLLVDSRYSHTSSGRGFSCPVEKLPQWIKTRLTCGQNYGEVHRLLLQFFKINKQIH